The following coding sequences lie in one Equus asinus isolate D_3611 breed Donkey chromosome 1, EquAss-T2T_v2, whole genome shotgun sequence genomic window:
- the LOC123288289 gene encoding uncharacterized protein, producing MQTSSKKSRLERPGGSDGGWPREAPPGTRPVLVQRPGECGPLQGPTVRFQKGVSEEGERPCRHRAARRGGRTASPGALSRATRSALRVPAPLLPAPRPRPAAHSPAAAAVLPWAEPPPRRAPEPLPSRRRAAGPGGSRRGRRPANQSRSQPAARSPRPEPAPGAPPPNPPGIPRPHPEPRAPPITPPRVPRPRPPRPEPRPEYRGPAPPRLEPCPGFRGPAPPRPEPCPEYRGPAPPRLEPCPEYRGPAPPRLEPCPGFRGPAPPRLEPCPGFRGPAPPRPAQSTEAPPHPASSPAQSTEAPPHPASSPAQGSEAPPHPASSPAQSTEAPPHPASSPAQGTEAPPHPASSPAQSTEAPPHPASSPAQGTEAPPHPASSPAQGSEAPPHRAPSPAQSTEAPPHPASSPAQASEAPPHPASSPAQGSEAPPHRAPSPAQSTEAPPHPASSPAQGTEAPPHPASSPAQGSEAPPHRAPSPAQSTEAPPHPASSPAQASEAPPHPASSPAQGSEAPPHPASSPAQSTEAPPHPASSPAQGTEAPPHRAPSPAQSPEPRP from the coding sequence ATGCAAACGTCTAGTAAGAAATCGAGGCTGGAGCGGCCGGGGGGAAGTGATGGGGGCTGGCCGAGGGAAGCCCCTCCGGGGACTCGCCCCGTCCTGGTTCAGAGACCGGGAGAGTGCGGGCCCCTCCAGGGGCCGACCGTCCGTTTTCAGAAAGGAgtttcagaggagggagagagaccaTGCAGACACCGAGCCGCCCGGAGAGGCGGCCGCACCGCGAGCCCCGGGGCCCTCTCGCGGGCCACGCGGTCAGCGCTCCGGGTGCCCGCGCCGCTCCTCCCGGCCCCGCGCCCGAGGCCAGCCGCGCACTCACCGGCCGCCGCTGCGGTGCTGCCCTGGGCGGAGCCGCCGCCCCGCCGCGCTCCGGAGCCGCTGCCTTCTCGACGCCGCGCCGCTGGTCCCGGCGGCTCTCGGAGAGGGCGCCGACCGGCAAACCAGTCGAGGAGCCAGCCCGCCGCCCGCAGCCCGCGGCCAGAGCCCGCCCCCGGAGCCCCGCCCCCGAACCCGCCTGGAATCCCGAGGccccacccagagccccgagCCCCGCCCATAACCCCGCCCAGAGTCCCGAGGCCCCGCCCACCCCGCCCCGAACCCCGCCCAGAGTAccgaggccccgccccaccccgcctcGAGCCCTGCCCAGGCTTCCGAGGCCCCGCCCCACCGCGCCCCGAGCCCTGCCCAGAGTAccgaggccccgccccaccccgcctcGAGCCCTGCCCAGAGTAccgaggccccgccccaccccgcctcGAGCCCTGCCCAGGGTTccgaggccccgccccaccccgcctcGAGCCCTGCCCAGGGTTCCGAGGCCCCGCCCCACCGCGCCCTGCCCAGAGTAccgaggccccgccccaccccgcctcGAGCCCTGCCCAGAGTAccgaggccccgccccaccccgcctcGAGCCCTGCCCAGGGTTccgaggccccgccccaccccgcctcGAGCCCTGCCCAGAGTAccgaggccccgccccaccccgcctcGAGCCCTGCCCAGGGTAccgaggccccgccccaccccgcctcGAGCCCTGCCCAGAGTAccgaggccccgccccaccccgcctcGAGCCCTGCCCAGGGTAccgaggccccgccccaccccgcctcGAGCCCTGCCCAGGGTTCCGAGGCCCCGCCCCACCGCGCCCCGAGCCCTGCCCAGAGTAccgaggccccgccccaccccgcctcGAGCCCTGCCCAGGCTTccgaggccccgccccaccccgcctcGAGCCCTGCCCAGGGTTCCGAGGCCCCGCCCCACCGCGCCCCTAGCCCCGCCCAGAGTAccgaggccccgccccaccccgcctcAAGCCCTGCCCAGGGTAccgaggccccgccccaccccgcctcAAGCCCTGCCCAGGGTTCCGAGGCCCCGCCCCACCGCGCCCCGAGCCCTGCCCAGAGTAccgaggccccgccccaccccgcctcGAGCCCTGCCCAGGCTTccgaggccccgccccaccccgcctcGAGCCCTGCCCAGGGTTccgaggccccgccccaccccgcctcGAGCCCTGCCCAGAGTAccgaggccccgccccaccccgcctcAAGCCCTGCCCAGGGTACCGAGGCCCCGCCCCACCGCGCCCCTAGCCCCGCCCAGAGTCCCGAGCCCCGCCCATAG